Proteins encoded together in one Desulfobacteraceae bacterium window:
- the hemA gene encoding glutamyl-tRNA reductase: MQVVLFGLNHKAAAIDQLECFALKNEEVMASLQTLHSHPQIDEIAILTTCNRTEFYAVCAENVDLRPVFRAHLRALKGESPGAAWEHFYFKVGEAAKRHLFTVACGLDSVVVGENEIAGQVKGAYGTACRAGTAGTLLHKLFHAAFRASKRAKNETESNKGCCSTAAAAADLAEAFCGDLKGASVLIIGVGEIGSIGARILANRQTGEIVIANRTLEKAAALAAEVGGRAVSVYGLRDELARADAVISATDSNHCLFEAGDMAAILKNREKGPVLIVDLAVPRDFDPGVGALPEVVLKNVFDLKEVVTCNLVKREQSVDTVERIIAEELQKFIDWRESLRINPVIQAVKTQVETIRREELARMRDRFDESAYFQAERLTRSLAKKYLQAIVLQLKHLQGENCLDAQNISLIEELFTYRGKAVGD, from the coding sequence ATGCAAGTCGTTTTGTTCGGCCTCAACCACAAGGCCGCCGCCATCGATCAACTCGAGTGTTTCGCGCTGAAAAACGAAGAGGTCATGGCGTCGCTGCAGACCCTTCATTCCCATCCCCAGATTGATGAAATCGCCATTCTGACCACCTGCAATCGGACCGAGTTCTATGCGGTCTGCGCCGAGAACGTCGATCTGCGGCCGGTTTTTCGGGCGCATCTGCGGGCGCTCAAGGGGGAAAGCCCCGGTGCGGCCTGGGAGCACTTTTATTTCAAGGTCGGCGAGGCGGCCAAACGCCATCTGTTCACCGTGGCCTGTGGTCTGGACTCGGTTGTGGTGGGGGAAAACGAAATCGCCGGTCAGGTCAAGGGCGCCTACGGGACGGCCTGCCGTGCAGGCACGGCCGGCACTTTGCTGCACAAGCTCTTTCATGCCGCTTTCCGGGCCTCCAAACGCGCGAAGAACGAAACCGAGAGCAACAAGGGCTGCTGTTCCACGGCCGCCGCCGCTGCGGACCTGGCCGAGGCGTTCTGCGGCGACCTCAAAGGGGCCTCGGTGCTGATCATCGGGGTCGGCGAAATCGGCAGCATCGGCGCCCGCATCCTGGCCAATCGTCAAACCGGCGAGATCGTCATCGCCAACCGGACCCTGGAAAAAGCCGCGGCCCTGGCCGCCGAGGTGGGCGGTCGGGCCGTGTCGGTATACGGTTTGCGCGACGAACTGGCCCGGGCCGACGCCGTCATCAGCGCCACCGATTCCAACCACTGCCTCTTCGAGGCCGGCGACATGGCGGCCATTCTCAAAAACCGTGAAAAGGGGCCCGTGCTGATCGTCGATTTGGCCGTGCCGCGGGATTTCGATCCGGGCGTGGGCGCGCTCCCCGAAGTGGTGCTCAAAAACGTTTTCGATCTCAAGGAAGTGGTGACCTGCAACCTAGTCAAGCGGGAGCAGTCGGTGGACACGGTGGAGCGCATCATCGCCGAGGAGCTTCAGAAATTCATCGACTGGCGCGAATCCCTGCGGATCAACCCCGTCATTCAGGCGGTCAAAACCCAGGTGGAGACCATCCGGCGCGAAGAGCTCGCGCGGATGCGCGACCGCTTCGATGAAAGCGCCTACTTCCAGGCGGAGCGTCTGACGCGCTCGCTGGCCAAGAAATACCTGCAGGCCATCGTACTGCAGCTCAAGCACCTGCAGGGTGAAAACTGCCTGGATGCCCAGAACATCAGCCTGATCGAGGAACTCTTCACTTACCGCGGCAAGGCCGTCGGCGATTGA
- a CDS encoding universal stress protein: MLRIRNILFPCDLTENSGKIFYYALSLMEKYDSTLILLHVVENLRQWGDLYVPATAIQLDQKIIEKEAARALEEFYASHVRGVSDVRREVLSGDPVTVILNVIENEDVDLVVLGTHGRKGLEHTVFGSVAENVVRRSPVPVLTINPYTLKSSP; the protein is encoded by the coding sequence ATGCTGCGCATTCGCAACATCCTGTTTCCGTGCGACCTGACGGAGAATTCCGGCAAAATTTTCTACTACGCGCTCTCCCTGATGGAAAAGTACGACAGCACCCTGATTCTGCTGCACGTGGTGGAAAACCTGCGCCAATGGGGGGACCTTTACGTGCCGGCCACCGCGATTCAGCTGGACCAGAAAATCATCGAAAAGGAGGCCGCCCGGGCCCTGGAGGAGTTCTACGCAAGTCACGTGCGCGGGGTCAGCGACGTCCGCCGGGAGGTGCTCTCCGGCGACCCGGTGACGGTGATCCTCAATGTCATCGAAAACGAAGACGTGGATCTGGTGGTCTTGGGTACCCACGGCCGCAAGGGACTCGAGCACACGGTCTTCGGCAGCGTGGCCGAGAACGTGGTGCGCCGCTCGCCGGTGCCGGTGCTGACCATCAACCCCTACACCCTCAAATCCAGCCCCTAA
- a CDS encoding molybdopterin-dependent oxidoreductase, which translates to MTDDIRWVKTHCARMDHGGCGLLVGVEGNQIVKIKGDPDGFLNRGYVCHKGRVSAERLTHPDRLKQPLKRTGRRGEGRWQPVSWEEALQTVAAGLVKTREAHGARAVAFCQGMPKGLEHFALIRLANLFGSPNLVAVQDVCHAPREVAGMHTCGFYPVADFHQKSALVVLWGSNVTWTNEEGAIHSLLLEQLRQGTALMIVDPRRTELAERARFWLPLRPGTDHLLALAFLHVIVTESLYDADFVAQWTHGFDQLAEHVRDFSPEKMAPLTDLPAELIRESARFYAQSRPAAIQWGNPIEQTVHNFDATRALVCLMAVCGNLDAPGGNIQANEPGILGLGPFVRADLLPNKRFEMIHAHHGAIPRLMTVPPAYFRQAVLSGEPYPVRAAYMQCTNPLLGYADSRRTEEALRALDFLAVADVFMTPTAALADVVLPAATHFEFDDIGHYGLGHGIVLARPKVVDPPPECWPDLKIVNELGKRTTPPEHWFDDASGFLELLLKPAGLTYREFVAKGYLTGPERFHKYRAKGFKTPTGKVELALSQAPKFKLKPLPAGQETPPEDDPAFPLLLTSCKSRFYLHSCYRWVAGLRRKSERPEAEIHPETAAACGIADGAAMVIETPHGAVTQHARVTDTVRPGVVFAAYGWWFPEKGAAAQFDWQSANFNMLTSTATLGREFGTPNLKAIGCRVRPAAGG; encoded by the coding sequence ATGACCGATGACATCCGGTGGGTCAAGACCCACTGCGCCCGCATGGACCACGGCGGCTGCGGTCTGCTGGTGGGGGTTGAGGGCAACCAGATCGTCAAGATCAAGGGGGATCCCGACGGCTTTTTGAACCGGGGCTACGTGTGCCACAAGGGCCGGGTTTCGGCCGAGCGCCTGACCCATCCCGACCGGCTGAAACAGCCGCTGAAGCGCACCGGCCGCCGCGGCGAGGGCCGATGGCAACCGGTTTCCTGGGAGGAAGCGCTGCAGACGGTCGCCGCCGGCCTGGTGAAAACCAGGGAGGCCCACGGCGCCCGGGCGGTGGCTTTCTGCCAGGGGATGCCCAAGGGGCTGGAGCATTTCGCCCTGATTCGGCTGGCCAACCTTTTCGGCTCGCCCAACCTGGTGGCGGTCCAGGACGTGTGCCACGCCCCGCGCGAGGTCGCCGGCATGCACACCTGCGGCTTCTACCCGGTGGCCGATTTTCACCAGAAAAGCGCGCTGGTGGTGCTCTGGGGCAGCAACGTGACCTGGACCAACGAGGAGGGCGCGATCCACAGCCTGTTGCTGGAGCAGCTGCGCCAGGGCACCGCGCTGATGATCGTCGACCCCCGCCGCACCGAGCTGGCCGAGCGGGCCCGTTTCTGGCTGCCCTTGAGGCCCGGCACGGATCATCTCCTGGCGCTCGCCTTTCTGCATGTGATCGTCACCGAAAGCCTCTACGACGCCGATTTCGTCGCCCAGTGGACCCACGGCTTCGATCAATTGGCGGAGCACGTGCGCGATTTCTCGCCGGAAAAGATGGCCCCGCTCACAGACCTGCCCGCCGAGCTGATCCGGGAGAGCGCCCGTTTCTATGCCCAAAGCCGGCCGGCCGCCATCCAGTGGGGCAACCCCATCGAGCAGACCGTTCACAATTTCGACGCCACCCGCGCGCTGGTCTGCCTGATGGCCGTTTGCGGCAACCTGGACGCGCCCGGCGGCAACATCCAGGCCAACGAACCCGGGATTCTCGGCCTGGGGCCCTTCGTGCGCGCCGATCTGCTGCCGAACAAGCGCTTCGAGATGATCCACGCCCATCACGGCGCCATCCCGCGCCTGATGACCGTGCCGCCGGCCTATTTCCGGCAGGCGGTGCTCAGCGGCGAGCCCTACCCGGTACGGGCGGCCTACATGCAGTGCACCAACCCCCTGCTGGGCTACGCCGACAGCCGCCGGACCGAGGAGGCCCTGCGGGCGCTGGATTTTCTGGCGGTCGCGGACGTTTTCATGACCCCCACCGCGGCCTTGGCCGACGTGGTGCTGCCGGCGGCGACGCATTTCGAGTTCGACGACATCGGCCACTACGGCCTGGGCCACGGGATCGTTCTGGCGCGGCCCAAGGTGGTCGATCCGCCGCCGGAGTGCTGGCCCGATCTGAAGATCGTTAACGAGCTGGGCAAGCGCACCACCCCGCCCGAGCACTGGTTCGACGACGCCTCCGGTTTTCTCGAGCTGCTGCTGAAGCCCGCCGGTCTGACCTACCGCGAGTTCGTCGCAAAGGGCTATCTCACCGGGCCCGAGCGCTTCCACAAATACCGCGCCAAGGGGTTTAAAACCCCCACCGGCAAAGTGGAGCTGGCGCTCAGCCAGGCGCCCAAGTTCAAGCTAAAGCCCCTGCCCGCCGGGCAAGAGACGCCCCCGGAAGACGACCCCGCCTTTCCCCTGCTCCTGACCAGCTGCAAGAGCCGCTTCTATCTTCACTCCTGCTATCGCTGGGTGGCGGGCCTGCGCCGCAAAAGCGAGCGGCCCGAGGCCGAAATCCACCCCGAGACGGCTGCGGCCTGCGGCATTGCAGACGGTGCCGCGATGGTCATTGAAACCCCCCACGGGGCGGTCACCCAGCACGCCCGGGTGACCGATACGGTCCGCCCGGGGGTGGTCTTCGCCGCCTACGGCTGGTGGTTTCCCGAAAAGGGGGCGGCCGCCCAGTTCGACTGGCAGAGCGCCAATTTCAACATGCTGACCAGCACCGCGACCCTCGGGCGGGAGTTCGGCACCCCCAACCTCAAGGCGATCGGCTGCCGGGTGCGGCCGGCGGCCGGCGGCTAA